The Natranaerobius trueperi DNA window ACTAATGCGCTCTCATCTACAACAGGTCCACGTGAGGTATTAATTAAGAAAGCATCATTTTTCATTTTTACAAATTCGTCTTTAGATATTAGGTGATGTGTTTTTTCAGTTAAGGGAACATGTAATGAAAGAAAATCACTTTCACTTAATATGTGCTCAAAAGAAGCATAGTTAACGTTTAATTCTTGCTCTTCTTTTTGTGAAAGTTGAGTTCGTTTATAGTATAATGTCTTCATATTAAAACCTTTAGCTCTTTTAGCTACTTCTTGACCAATTTCTCCTAAACCTATTATCCCAAGAGTTTTATTATGTATATCTGAACCTAAAAATAGGTCAGGTTTCCATCCACCAAAGTTACCGTCTCTAAGAAACTGTTCAGATTCTTTTAACCTTCTTGCAATGGATAAAATCATTGCAAATGTTAAATCAGCAGTTGTTTTATGTAAAACACCAGGGGTATTAGTTGCTTGAACATTTCTTTTTTTACACGTATCGATATCTATATTATTAAAGCCTGCTCCGTAATTGGCAACAATTTTGAGTTTATCTCCACCCGCCGAAATCACTCGTTCAGTAACTGGATCACTTAAAATAGTAATAATTGCGTCATGGTTTTTAGAAGCCTCTATTAGCTCCTCTTCTGTAATTTGCCTATCTAATGGTTCATGAAAGGTTAACTGAAATTTATCTTTTAGTAATGATAAGCCTGCTTTTGGTATATTACTTGTAATAAAAACTTTTTTCATAATACTCACCTCTATTCTTTGTTAAAAAAGGATGGACTTAAGTCCACCCCTATATTAGTAAATCAGGTTTTAAATTTCCCAAAGAGGAAGCCCAGTAGGTTCATCAAAAGTTCTTTCTAATTTCGGACCAACAACCTCTTGGATGTAAATTTCACTAGCAAAGATAACAGTTCCTTCCATAAGATGTCCGGAATAAGTATAGCCTTCACTATCTCCTAAGCTTACATGGACATGAGCCTTTACATCATTATCTTTAATAGAAAGGTTCCCTACAGCTTGTATTATTTCAAGAGGCTTATCTAATGAAATCGATTTATAAGACCGTTCCTTTTTATCATAAAATCCAATAACTGCTTTCTCTACAGCTCCAATAACTTCAACTCTTCCAGTTATTACATTTTGATTTCGTGCAGCTTCTTCAATAGATGATAACAGATCTTTTCCTTTAGGTAATCTACCCATAAAGATTCGTCCTTTAGAAAACTCCTTGATTTGCAATTGAATCCCCCTCTTCAATTATGATATATATAAGTACAAATTAATAAATTACACGTTCATCAATTGCTTTTACATGAGCACAACCTGTTAACATCATCGTTTTTCTGAGTTCACTTGTCATTCTTTCAAGTACTGATTTAACACCTTCTCCTTTTTGGGCAAAAGCACCATGTAACACTGGCCTTCCAACAAAAGCAAACTCAGCACCTAATGCTAAGACCTTCAGGACATCGATTCCACTTCTAATACCACCATCAACCATAATATTTATTTCACCTTTTACTTTTTCGGCTATCTCCGGTAATACTTCTGCTGTACCTGGAGTGTAATCTAAAGCTCTACCTCCATGATTAGAAACTACTATACCAGCAGCTCCCATTTCAACAGCCATTTCAGCTTCTTGAACAGTCATTATACCTTTAATTATGAACGGTAAAGATGTACTTTGAACTATTCGTCTCATCTGATAAAAAGATTTCGGACCAACTGGAGCACCCTGTTCCGCCATATTAAAAGCACAAGCATCTACATCTACACCTACTGCTATAGCTCCACTATTTTCAGCCCAACGAATTCTTGTTATGATTTCTTCAACTGATCTTGGTTTAATAAACACTATTCCTGGTACTTCATGTTTTTCAAAAGAATTAAGACCAGATTGCAATACTTCATTCAGTGCACCATCTCCACATGTTGAAAAAGTACCTGCTTCTTTAGAACCATAAGAAATGCTATCTGCATATTCTTCTTCGGTAATAATATTATTAAAGTTGACATTCATACCACCAATCGGAGCAGGTAGTATAGGTGTTGATAGTCTTTCTCCAAACAATATCAATTCAGTTTCAGGACTAATAGCTTGATGCATTGACCTTAAATTTAGTTGATACATGTTTAGGGCGCGATAGTTATTAATGAAGCTACGACCTGTTCCGACTCCACCTAAACCAGGAACTTGACCACGACAAGCCTCACCGTTACATTCATTACATAGCTTGCAGTAGCCTCTTAATTGTTCTTGTGCTTTTTTTCTAATTTCTGTTAGTTCCATTCATCTCCCTCCTAGACTCGCTCAAGACAAATC harbors:
- a CDS encoding 2-hydroxyacid dehydrogenase, whose product is MKKVFITSNIPKAGLSLLKDKFQLTFHEPLDRQITEEELIEASKNHDAIITILSDPVTERVISAGGDKLKIVANYGAGFNNIDIDTCKKRNVQATNTPGVLHKTTADLTFAMILSIARRLKESEQFLRDGNFGGWKPDLFLGSDIHNKTLGIIGLGEIGQEVAKRAKGFNMKTLYYKRTQLSQKEEQELNVNYASFEHILSESDFLSLHVPLTEKTHHLISKDEFVKMKNDAFLINTSRGPVVDESALVKALETNQIRGAALDVFEEEPKVHNGLLNREDCLLLPHIGSATQKCRDDMSILTCKNVLAVLEGKEPLTPVV
- a CDS encoding PPC domain-containing DNA-binding protein, yielding MQIKEFSKGRIFMGRLPKGKDLLSSIEEAARNQNVITGRVEVIGAVEKAVIGFYDKKERSYKSISLDKPLEIIQAVGNLSIKDNDVKAHVHVSLGDSEGYTYSGHLMEGTVIFASEIYIQEVVGPKLERTFDEPTGLPLWEI
- a CDS encoding alpha-hydroxy-acid oxidizing protein, producing the protein MELTEIRKKAQEQLRGYCKLCNECNGEACRGQVPGLGGVGTGRSFINNYRALNMYQLNLRSMHQAISPETELILFGERLSTPILPAPIGGMNVNFNNIITEEEYADSISYGSKEAGTFSTCGDGALNEVLQSGLNSFEKHEVPGIVFIKPRSVEEIITRIRWAENSGAIAVGVDVDACAFNMAEQGAPVGPKSFYQMRRIVQSTSLPFIIKGIMTVQEAEMAVEMGAAGIVVSNHGGRALDYTPGTAEVLPEIAEKVKGEINIMVDGGIRSGIDVLKVLALGAEFAFVGRPVLHGAFAQKGEGVKSVLERMTSELRKTMMLTGCAHVKAIDERVIY